DNA from Rosa rugosa chromosome 6, drRosRugo1.1, whole genome shotgun sequence:
TCACGTTGGTTATTGTATAATGCTATCACAGTGGCAATAACCTGCACAACACAAATGGGAAGGAATTAATAAGCAAGTTAGCGGCCTTCAATATGCTCGATCTTACTGAAGTCTCTAATAAGAAATGTCAGGCTTACGAATGGGAAGTAATGATAATTTATGATATCATTCACATAGGAAGAGGCAACATTTTCAATGTGATGAGAAACATTGTACTCAGTGTGGTGTGCTACTCACTGCTAGTGAATTTAGGACATTATGAACTCCTGGAACCTCTAGACTGATGTCTGCCACTGAGCGCCCCCAATGACACTGCAGGAGATTTAAGTTTCAATACATCATTTATCTATATGAAAAATAGTACAGAACAGCAAAAGATAAAGTACAGTATTTTAATTCAGAAGTCACATCAAAATGCACAACAAAGCATTCAATAAGAATCAGAGAAGGAATAGACCATCATTACATACCAGTGTATAATCACTACCACCCTTTAAATTTGGCCTAATTGATGATGCACTCCATTCATTAGAACTTGTAGTTCCATAAGTCGTTATGTTGTAGCCAATGCAACATTTTTCTAGCGGAGAATGCATTAGACCGCTCAAAGTATCTGATCCACTTGCTTGCTTTACATCAGTCAGCTAGGAATAGGCACCCGACTGTGGAATACCAAATATTTTAATTAGATTATATAAGGAATTTAAATGAAAAGCCTGTATGGTGAGCAAAAGTATATTGAATAACCAATGCATAAGCTACCAAGATGAGACCAAACTCATAGACTCATTGACACAGAGTACAATATAATTTGAAGTCCAATTACAGAGAATTGGGAGTGAAGCAACTATAAGGAATTATATTAAGGACAAACAAATACACTAGAACAGCTGAGATGGATGATGCATTAACTTAAGCAGATCTTATTATTTTTCTTGGTAGACAAAATGGTAAGCACACAACACTTCTAGAATGCCTACAATCTACTgcaccaaaaattaaaatatagtaGAGCAATGTACCTATCCCCACATAAAATGAGATGTCCACCCACCCTGATTAGATTCAGGAATTTATGGAAAGTAGCTTTAACTGCTTCCTCGTTTTGGAAAATATCAACATGCTCCCAATCCAGATTTGTTACAACAGCTATATAAGGTGATAGTCCCAGGAAGCAACCATCATATTCATCAGCCTATTTACAAACATTATTTTATGTGTAAATATACTATCTTTATAATGATCAAAATGGCTTAGAGAAAGGACATATGGTATTAACTAGTAAAAGCTTAACAGCTAACATCATTTCCTGCTGATAAGAGATTATCATTGAGATTTCAAATTAGATATCTCCAGTCCTTTACCACCTCACCATACTTCGCCTAAACAGTGAAATGAATTTAACTCTACATTTGTAGCAAGTTATGTCATTCCTTAGAAAGTATACATGTCATTATTTCAGATTTTACTCATTTTTGAGCTCATGCAACTTATGAGATAAAATTAACTCCATCTTTAATCAGAGTATACCTCTAGCACAAAATTTTTACCATCTCCCAAGATAATGTTTCCACCCGAGAACTGCAAAGGACAGTTTTTGATCATTTCCAATATGTAATGGTAGAAAGTCATCAATCATTATGATACAAACTAATTGCCTTCATTGACAATGCTAATTCAAAGGAACCAAGAAAACTATGGATTTAAACATGGACAAATGGAGATACCCTTTTATCCAAAGTTGCTTAAAGGAAAATTGATACCTGTGGCACGTGAGCTCCAACTACAGCTGTAAGACTATCACCCATGGCGTCTAGAACATAAGCAAGCATACTTGCAGTTGTACTCTTTCCTATAAGTATTAAATAATAATTCTTATCATACATGAATATTAAGAAAAATGAAACAAGGTAACATAAGCTTTAATTTCACTGCAAGTGAATCACTATCACCATTATTATAGTATATCAGTTTCAGGTTTTGGTATGAGCATGCTAGCTTTAATTCTTTGGCAAGATCACAATCTAAGCATACCACCATCACATACATGTACTTTCTAAAGGAATCTCATACACTCTACTGAAGCTAAAGAAAAAGGAGACTAACCAACCTATTTAACATTGCCAACTAGATACTCAGATAACAATAAAAAATCAGTTGAGAGAACAATTTCAAAATTTAATGACTTCAGGATTAAGACTATATCAACACCAACTATATAGATTCATCACAGAGGTACAAACATTTCATAATTTTGGTGTTTCTACTAATACTGCATTTTAAAGTCGATGATACTGAAAGTTATCGTAAAACCATTTGGGCTACACTTATTTAATAGGCAGTAGATAGATCGCAGAGAACATTTATATAAACCCATGTTGACAATGTTAAGCTAGCATAACTATGATTGACGAGGATAATAGATTATAATGATTCTCACCATGGCTACCGCTTACAGCAATAAGATTGTAGCCCTGTGTCAGCTGTCCTAACCAATGGTCTCGCTTGTACCTGTATCAGAAAGCAATGATGATAAGAAACCAAGCAGAACAACCGATATGGCACACTTGTACAGACAATCCTCTAAACTGCTGAAGTGCCATATCTGATAACAATAGCCTACTTGGTTATCCTTTAGCATAGCACAGAAGCACACAATTACCAAACCTTCAACTGCTCGGCTAATAAACTAAACACCCCCTATCACATTTTCTACCAGCAAAACTCAAAGCAATTTTCACCCCCTATCACGGGAACTCCAACCGAGTTTGCATACAAAATCTCCACATTGTCTTGAGGAATAGCACTCGAAACAACAACGGCGTCAGGTAATCTCGACGCACATCTCCTCTGCATATTTGTCACTGAATGACCTATATGCCCCGGCTTCCTGCAATGCATCCACGAAGCTACTCCATCTCATATCCGAGCCACCAACCTCATTACCCTACCAAAACTCCAAATCAATTACCGAAAATCCGTAATCCTAGAAATAGCTAGATGACACTAAAAAATCAATTATCATAATGAACTAGTGTCAATTAGGGATTGAAAATCAAGCTTTACCTGTTTGAGTGCAAGCATGGCCAGCGCGGACAAGCCACAGCCTCCGATACCGACGAAGTGAATCCAACTCTTCAATTCTCCAATTCTGGCTCTCTCTCGTCGTTGAAACTAGTCGAGATTGAGAAGCCAGTACTGTTTTCCGTCGAGGCTATTCCAGTGTGGTTGGGTTTGGAGTGGCCTGAGACGTGAAGCTTTGGCTTGGGTGTAAAATTGGCGGGAAAATGGAGGGTTTTGGACGGACAAATTGCCGGGAAAATATCATTTTCAGTGTAAAACGGTGCCGTGATTTCCAATAAATTGGTTCGGCTTTCAAGTGGAGAAAATGGACCATGACGCTATAGTCGGTGATATGGACGCTAAGATGAGGCCCAACTCATTgttgtgtaattttctataattaTTCTTTCATTTAAACCGTGGTGAAAAGGAGAAATAAACTAAAACACTACAAGACTAACTATATTAGAATTGAGAATGTTCACCGTGGTTAAAGAGGAGAAGAGATCATTAGTGTTATTTAAATTAAGTAGCTCTAAACCAAGGTCAAATATATAAGTTGGCTgggtcatgactcatgagccACAATCATTTCATAAACGTACCCTGACCGTAGGAGCTCTTTTTCTTGGTTAGTTTGAGGTGACGGGCATTATATTCTTTGATTTTCTTTCCTCCTGCGCGCAAACCTAGCTTTGATATGTTCCTGTCCTATATCTAAATAATACTTAGATTAGGGTACGATTTCATTCGTATATTTCATGCACCCAaaaattttgtatttctttaCCTAATTAA
Protein-coding regions in this window:
- the LOC133716986 gene encoding uncharacterized protein LOC133716986 → MQRRCASRLPDAVVVSSAIPQDNVEILYANSVGVPVIGGENCFEFCWYKRDHWLGQLTQGYNLIAVSGSHGKSTTASMLAYVLDAMGDSLTAVVGAHVPQFSGGNIILGDGKNFVLEADEYDGCFLGLSPYIAVVTNLDWEHVDIFQNEEAVKATFHKFLNLIRLTDVKQASGSDTLSGLMHSPLEKCCIGYNITTYGTTSSNEWSASSIRPNLKGGSDYTLCHWGRSVADISLEVPGVHNVLNSLAVIATVIALYNNQREINNTINGLWLHLNNFIGVSRRFEMIGTICGCDIYDDYAHHPMEVQAVIQAARQKFPIKSLLVVFQPHTYSRLAALKDDFASALCDADQVVVTEVYAAREIDVGNVGGRELAASVISPPSEYIPLGDVVERLVYQICKNPHHDTIVLTLGAGDITTVGPKLLYELRRRLQVNSNQIPQTGDGKYGNH